A portion of the Anser cygnoides isolate HZ-2024a breed goose chromosome 25, Taihu_goose_T2T_genome, whole genome shotgun sequence genome contains these proteins:
- the TBC1D22B gene encoding TBC1 domain family member 22B isoform X3, translating into MAAESGRHFWKRSAKLPGSIQPVYGAQHPPLDPRLTKNFIKDRSKVNALPMKSKKASSFHEFARNTSDAWDIGDDEDEDFSSSSSSSLQTLNSKVAKATAAQVLENHSKLRAKPERAPAAFSDVPTNCKVSKSSSEAQLSRTAEEACVRSPLQKQQSLPLRPVIPLVARISDQNASGAPPMTVREKTRLEKFRQLLSSHNTDLDELRKCSWPGVPREVRPVTWRLLSGYLPANMERRKLTLQRKREEYFGFIQQYYDSRNEEHHQDTYRQIHIDIPRTNPLIPLFQQPLVQEIFERILFIWAIRHPASGYVQGINDLVTPFFVVFLSEYVEEDVENFDVTNLSQDVLRSIEADSFWCMSKLLDGIQDNYTFAQPGIQKKVKALEELVSRIDEQVHNHFRKYEVEYLQFAFRWMNNLLMRELPLRCTIRLWDTYQSEPEGFSHFHLYVCAAFLIKWRKEILDEEDFQGLLMLLQNLPTIHWGNEEIGLLLAEAYRLKYMFADAPNHYRR; encoded by the exons cATTCAACCTGTCTACGGAGCGCAGCATCCTCCCCTGGATCCCCGCCTCACCAAAAA CTTCATCAAGGACCGCTCCAAGGTCAACGCGCTGCCCATGAAAAGCAAGAAGGCCTCCAGCTTCCACGAGTTCGCCCGCAACACCAGCGATGCCTGGGACATCGGCGACGATGAAGACGAGgacttctcttcctcctcctcctcctctttgcaAACTCTGAACTCTAAAGTGGCCAAGGCCACGGCGGCCCAGGTCCTGGAGAACCACAGCAAGCTGCGGGCGAAGCCCGAGCGGGCCCCGGCTGCGTTCAGCGACGTGCCCACCAACTGCAAGGTCAGCAAGTCCAGCAGCGAGGCCCAGCTCTCCAGGACGGCCG AGGAGGCCTGCGTGCGGAGCCCCCTTCAGAAGCAGCAGTCCCTCCCCCTCCGGCCCGTCATTCCTCTCGTCGCCCGAATCTCCGACCAAAACGCTTCGGGTGCTCCCCCCATGACGGTGAGGGAGAAAACCCGCCTGGAGAAGTTCCGGCAGCTTCTTTCCAGCCACAACACGGACCTGG ATGAGCTGAGGAAATGCAGCTGGCCCGGCGTGCCCAGGGAGGTCCGGCCCGTGACGTGGCGTCTCCTCTCA GGTTATCTCCCCGCCAACATGGAGCGGCGGAAGCTGACTTTGCAGCGCAAGCGGGAGGAGTACTTCGGCTTCATCCAGCAGTACTACGATTCCCGGAACGAGGAGCACCACCAAGACACTTACCGCCAG ATCCACATCGACATTCCAAGGACCAACCCGCTCATCCCCCTTTTCCAGCAGCCGCTCGTCCAGGAG ATCTTTGAAAGAATCCTGTTTATCTGGGCCATTCGACACCCAGCCAGCGGCTATGTGCAGGGCATCAATGACCTGGTCACTCCATTCTTTGTTGTGTTCCTCTCTGAATACGTCG AGGAGGACGTGGAGAACTTCGACGTGACGAACCTGTCGCAGGATGTTTTACGGAGCATCGAAGCCGACAGCTTCTGGTGCATGAGCAAACTGCTGGACGGGATACAG GATAACTACACTTTTGCACAGCCGGGGATCCAGAAGAAAGTCAAAGCCCTGGAGGAGCTGGTCAGCCGGATCGATG AGCAGGTACACAACCACTTTAGGAAGTACGAGGTCGAATACCTGCAGTTCGCCTTCCGCTGGATGAACAACCTGCTGATGAGGGAGCTGCCTCTGCGCTGCACCATCCGCCTCTGGGACACCTACCAG TCGGAGCCGGAGGGATTCTCGCATTTCCACCTGTACGTCTGCGCCGCCTTCTTGATCAAGTGGCGGAAGGAGATCCTAGATGAGGAAGACTTCCAA GGCCTTCTAATGTTGTTACAAAACCTGCCCACGATACACTGGGGCAACGAAGAGATCGGACTCCTGCTCGCTGAAGCCTACAGACTCAAGTACATGTTTGCAGACGCTCCCAATCATTACCGCCGATAG
- the TBC1D22B gene encoding TBC1 domain family member 22B isoform X2 — translation MAAESGRHFWKRSAKLPGSFIKDRSKVNALPMKSKKASSFHEFARNTSDAWDIGDDEDEDFSSSSSSSLQTLNSKVAKATAAQVLENHSKLRAKPERAPAAFSDVPTNCKVSKSSSEAQLSRTAEEACVRSPLQKQQSLPLRPVIPLVARISDQNASGAPPMTVREKTRLEKFRQLLSSHNTDLDELRKCSWPGVPREVRPVTWRLLSGYLPANMERRKLTLQRKREEYFGFIQQYYDSRNEEHHQDTYRQIHIDIPRTNPLIPLFQQPLVQEIFERILFIWAIRHPASGYVQGINDLVTPFFVVFLSEYVEEDVENFDVTNLSQDVLRSIEADSFWCMSKLLDGIQDNYTFAQPGIQKKVKALEELVSRIDEQVHNHFRKYEVEYLQFAFRWMNNLLMRELPLRCTIRLWDTYQSEPEGFSHFHLYVCAAFLIKWRKEILDEEDFQGLLMLLQNLPTIHWGNEEIGLLLAEAYRLKRSLIQLPDENALSETAWPETFPGAAGQEVSQGLASLRVSEDPEHFVGSRGRCSCSALSSPSSSPSSRCRRGGHGGGTTPPTRASNDARRLAETFCDRRAVGTAPPGVGGAGASSTPPAKPPLLQGVLCILCSCVYGSKMYNISLLFVADMILYL, via the exons CTTCATCAAGGACCGCTCCAAGGTCAACGCGCTGCCCATGAAAAGCAAGAAGGCCTCCAGCTTCCACGAGTTCGCCCGCAACACCAGCGATGCCTGGGACATCGGCGACGATGAAGACGAGgacttctcttcctcctcctcctcctctttgcaAACTCTGAACTCTAAAGTGGCCAAGGCCACGGCGGCCCAGGTCCTGGAGAACCACAGCAAGCTGCGGGCGAAGCCCGAGCGGGCCCCGGCTGCGTTCAGCGACGTGCCCACCAACTGCAAGGTCAGCAAGTCCAGCAGCGAGGCCCAGCTCTCCAGGACGGCCG AGGAGGCCTGCGTGCGGAGCCCCCTTCAGAAGCAGCAGTCCCTCCCCCTCCGGCCCGTCATTCCTCTCGTCGCCCGAATCTCCGACCAAAACGCTTCGGGTGCTCCCCCCATGACGGTGAGGGAGAAAACCCGCCTGGAGAAGTTCCGGCAGCTTCTTTCCAGCCACAACACGGACCTGG ATGAGCTGAGGAAATGCAGCTGGCCCGGCGTGCCCAGGGAGGTCCGGCCCGTGACGTGGCGTCTCCTCTCA GGTTATCTCCCCGCCAACATGGAGCGGCGGAAGCTGACTTTGCAGCGCAAGCGGGAGGAGTACTTCGGCTTCATCCAGCAGTACTACGATTCCCGGAACGAGGAGCACCACCAAGACACTTACCGCCAG ATCCACATCGACATTCCAAGGACCAACCCGCTCATCCCCCTTTTCCAGCAGCCGCTCGTCCAGGAG ATCTTTGAAAGAATCCTGTTTATCTGGGCCATTCGACACCCAGCCAGCGGCTATGTGCAGGGCATCAATGACCTGGTCACTCCATTCTTTGTTGTGTTCCTCTCTGAATACGTCG AGGAGGACGTGGAGAACTTCGACGTGACGAACCTGTCGCAGGATGTTTTACGGAGCATCGAAGCCGACAGCTTCTGGTGCATGAGCAAACTGCTGGACGGGATACAG GATAACTACACTTTTGCACAGCCGGGGATCCAGAAGAAAGTCAAAGCCCTGGAGGAGCTGGTCAGCCGGATCGATG AGCAGGTACACAACCACTTTAGGAAGTACGAGGTCGAATACCTGCAGTTCGCCTTCCGCTGGATGAACAACCTGCTGATGAGGGAGCTGCCTCTGCGCTGCACCATCCGCCTCTGGGACACCTACCAG TCGGAGCCGGAGGGATTCTCGCATTTCCACCTGTACGTCTGCGCCGCCTTCTTGATCAAGTGGCGGAAGGAGATCCTAGATGAGGAAGACTTCCAA GGCCTTCTAATGTTGTTACAAAACCTGCCCACGATACACTGGGGCAACGAAGAGATCGGACTCCTGCTCGCTGAAGCCTACAGACTCAA ACGCAGTTTGATCCAACTCCCAGACGAAAATGCCTTATCAGAGACTGCCTGGCCGGAGACCTTccccggggctgcagggcaaGAAGTTTCTCAGGGCCTGGCTTCACTCCGAGTGTCCGAAGACCCCGAGCACTTTGTGGGTTCCCGAGGGCGCTGCTCGTGCTCTgccctctcctctccatcctcTTCGCCTTCCTCCAGATGTCGGCGTGGTGGGCACGGCGGGGGGACCACTCCACCCACACGTGCTTCGAATGATGCTCGTCGGCTCGCCGAGACCTTCTGCGACCGACGTGCCGTCGGTACAGCCCCTCCTGGCGTGGGGGGTGCGGGGGCCTCCTCAACGCCCCCTGCAAAGCCCCCGCTCCTCCAAGGCGTTCTGTGTATATTGTGTTCTTGTGTATATGGGTCAAAGATGTACAATATAAGTCTTCTGTTTGTAGCAGatatgattttatatttataa
- the TBC1D22B gene encoding TBC1 domain family member 22B isoform X4, whose translation MAAESGRHFWKRSAKLPGSFIKDRSKVNALPMKSKKASSFHEFARNTSDAWDIGDDEDEDFSSSSSSSLQTLNSKVAKATAAQVLENHSKLRAKPERAPAAFSDVPTNCKVSKSSSEAQLSRTAEEACVRSPLQKQQSLPLRPVIPLVARISDQNASGAPPMTVREKTRLEKFRQLLSSHNTDLDELRKCSWPGVPREVRPVTWRLLSGYLPANMERRKLTLQRKREEYFGFIQQYYDSRNEEHHQDTYRQIHIDIPRTNPLIPLFQQPLVQEIFERILFIWAIRHPASGYVQGINDLVTPFFVVFLSEYVEEDVENFDVTNLSQDVLRSIEADSFWCMSKLLDGIQDNYTFAQPGIQKKVKALEELVSRIDEQVHNHFRKYEVEYLQFAFRWMNNLLMRELPLRCTIRLWDTYQSEPEGFSHFHLYVCAAFLIKWRKEILDEEDFQGLLMLLQNLPTIHWGNEEIGLLLAEAYRLKYMFADAPNHYRR comes from the exons CTTCATCAAGGACCGCTCCAAGGTCAACGCGCTGCCCATGAAAAGCAAGAAGGCCTCCAGCTTCCACGAGTTCGCCCGCAACACCAGCGATGCCTGGGACATCGGCGACGATGAAGACGAGgacttctcttcctcctcctcctcctctttgcaAACTCTGAACTCTAAAGTGGCCAAGGCCACGGCGGCCCAGGTCCTGGAGAACCACAGCAAGCTGCGGGCGAAGCCCGAGCGGGCCCCGGCTGCGTTCAGCGACGTGCCCACCAACTGCAAGGTCAGCAAGTCCAGCAGCGAGGCCCAGCTCTCCAGGACGGCCG AGGAGGCCTGCGTGCGGAGCCCCCTTCAGAAGCAGCAGTCCCTCCCCCTCCGGCCCGTCATTCCTCTCGTCGCCCGAATCTCCGACCAAAACGCTTCGGGTGCTCCCCCCATGACGGTGAGGGAGAAAACCCGCCTGGAGAAGTTCCGGCAGCTTCTTTCCAGCCACAACACGGACCTGG ATGAGCTGAGGAAATGCAGCTGGCCCGGCGTGCCCAGGGAGGTCCGGCCCGTGACGTGGCGTCTCCTCTCA GGTTATCTCCCCGCCAACATGGAGCGGCGGAAGCTGACTTTGCAGCGCAAGCGGGAGGAGTACTTCGGCTTCATCCAGCAGTACTACGATTCCCGGAACGAGGAGCACCACCAAGACACTTACCGCCAG ATCCACATCGACATTCCAAGGACCAACCCGCTCATCCCCCTTTTCCAGCAGCCGCTCGTCCAGGAG ATCTTTGAAAGAATCCTGTTTATCTGGGCCATTCGACACCCAGCCAGCGGCTATGTGCAGGGCATCAATGACCTGGTCACTCCATTCTTTGTTGTGTTCCTCTCTGAATACGTCG AGGAGGACGTGGAGAACTTCGACGTGACGAACCTGTCGCAGGATGTTTTACGGAGCATCGAAGCCGACAGCTTCTGGTGCATGAGCAAACTGCTGGACGGGATACAG GATAACTACACTTTTGCACAGCCGGGGATCCAGAAGAAAGTCAAAGCCCTGGAGGAGCTGGTCAGCCGGATCGATG AGCAGGTACACAACCACTTTAGGAAGTACGAGGTCGAATACCTGCAGTTCGCCTTCCGCTGGATGAACAACCTGCTGATGAGGGAGCTGCCTCTGCGCTGCACCATCCGCCTCTGGGACACCTACCAG TCGGAGCCGGAGGGATTCTCGCATTTCCACCTGTACGTCTGCGCCGCCTTCTTGATCAAGTGGCGGAAGGAGATCCTAGATGAGGAAGACTTCCAA GGCCTTCTAATGTTGTTACAAAACCTGCCCACGATACACTGGGGCAACGAAGAGATCGGACTCCTGCTCGCTGAAGCCTACAGACTCAAGTACATGTTTGCAGACGCTCCCAATCATTACCGCCGATAG
- the TBC1D22B gene encoding TBC1 domain family member 22B isoform X1 → MAAESGRHFWKRSAKLPGSIQPVYGAQHPPLDPRLTKNFIKDRSKVNALPMKSKKASSFHEFARNTSDAWDIGDDEDEDFSSSSSSSLQTLNSKVAKATAAQVLENHSKLRAKPERAPAAFSDVPTNCKVSKSSSEAQLSRTAEEACVRSPLQKQQSLPLRPVIPLVARISDQNASGAPPMTVREKTRLEKFRQLLSSHNTDLDELRKCSWPGVPREVRPVTWRLLSGYLPANMERRKLTLQRKREEYFGFIQQYYDSRNEEHHQDTYRQIHIDIPRTNPLIPLFQQPLVQEIFERILFIWAIRHPASGYVQGINDLVTPFFVVFLSEYVEEDVENFDVTNLSQDVLRSIEADSFWCMSKLLDGIQDNYTFAQPGIQKKVKALEELVSRIDEQVHNHFRKYEVEYLQFAFRWMNNLLMRELPLRCTIRLWDTYQSEPEGFSHFHLYVCAAFLIKWRKEILDEEDFQGLLMLLQNLPTIHWGNEEIGLLLAEAYRLKRSLIQLPDENALSETAWPETFPGAAGQEVSQGLASLRVSEDPEHFVGSRGRCSCSALSSPSSSPSSRCRRGGHGGGTTPPTRASNDARRLAETFCDRRAVGTAPPGVGGAGASSTPPAKPPLLQGVLCILCSCVYGSKMYNISLLFVADMILYL, encoded by the exons cATTCAACCTGTCTACGGAGCGCAGCATCCTCCCCTGGATCCCCGCCTCACCAAAAA CTTCATCAAGGACCGCTCCAAGGTCAACGCGCTGCCCATGAAAAGCAAGAAGGCCTCCAGCTTCCACGAGTTCGCCCGCAACACCAGCGATGCCTGGGACATCGGCGACGATGAAGACGAGgacttctcttcctcctcctcctcctctttgcaAACTCTGAACTCTAAAGTGGCCAAGGCCACGGCGGCCCAGGTCCTGGAGAACCACAGCAAGCTGCGGGCGAAGCCCGAGCGGGCCCCGGCTGCGTTCAGCGACGTGCCCACCAACTGCAAGGTCAGCAAGTCCAGCAGCGAGGCCCAGCTCTCCAGGACGGCCG AGGAGGCCTGCGTGCGGAGCCCCCTTCAGAAGCAGCAGTCCCTCCCCCTCCGGCCCGTCATTCCTCTCGTCGCCCGAATCTCCGACCAAAACGCTTCGGGTGCTCCCCCCATGACGGTGAGGGAGAAAACCCGCCTGGAGAAGTTCCGGCAGCTTCTTTCCAGCCACAACACGGACCTGG ATGAGCTGAGGAAATGCAGCTGGCCCGGCGTGCCCAGGGAGGTCCGGCCCGTGACGTGGCGTCTCCTCTCA GGTTATCTCCCCGCCAACATGGAGCGGCGGAAGCTGACTTTGCAGCGCAAGCGGGAGGAGTACTTCGGCTTCATCCAGCAGTACTACGATTCCCGGAACGAGGAGCACCACCAAGACACTTACCGCCAG ATCCACATCGACATTCCAAGGACCAACCCGCTCATCCCCCTTTTCCAGCAGCCGCTCGTCCAGGAG ATCTTTGAAAGAATCCTGTTTATCTGGGCCATTCGACACCCAGCCAGCGGCTATGTGCAGGGCATCAATGACCTGGTCACTCCATTCTTTGTTGTGTTCCTCTCTGAATACGTCG AGGAGGACGTGGAGAACTTCGACGTGACGAACCTGTCGCAGGATGTTTTACGGAGCATCGAAGCCGACAGCTTCTGGTGCATGAGCAAACTGCTGGACGGGATACAG GATAACTACACTTTTGCACAGCCGGGGATCCAGAAGAAAGTCAAAGCCCTGGAGGAGCTGGTCAGCCGGATCGATG AGCAGGTACACAACCACTTTAGGAAGTACGAGGTCGAATACCTGCAGTTCGCCTTCCGCTGGATGAACAACCTGCTGATGAGGGAGCTGCCTCTGCGCTGCACCATCCGCCTCTGGGACACCTACCAG TCGGAGCCGGAGGGATTCTCGCATTTCCACCTGTACGTCTGCGCCGCCTTCTTGATCAAGTGGCGGAAGGAGATCCTAGATGAGGAAGACTTCCAA GGCCTTCTAATGTTGTTACAAAACCTGCCCACGATACACTGGGGCAACGAAGAGATCGGACTCCTGCTCGCTGAAGCCTACAGACTCAA ACGCAGTTTGATCCAACTCCCAGACGAAAATGCCTTATCAGAGACTGCCTGGCCGGAGACCTTccccggggctgcagggcaaGAAGTTTCTCAGGGCCTGGCTTCACTCCGAGTGTCCGAAGACCCCGAGCACTTTGTGGGTTCCCGAGGGCGCTGCTCGTGCTCTgccctctcctctccatcctcTTCGCCTTCCTCCAGATGTCGGCGTGGTGGGCACGGCGGGGGGACCACTCCACCCACACGTGCTTCGAATGATGCTCGTCGGCTCGCCGAGACCTTCTGCGACCGACGTGCCGTCGGTACAGCCCCTCCTGGCGTGGGGGGTGCGGGGGCCTCCTCAACGCCCCCTGCAAAGCCCCCGCTCCTCCAAGGCGTTCTGTGTATATTGTGTTCTTGTGTATATGGGTCAAAGATGTACAATATAAGTCTTCTGTTTGTAGCAGatatgattttatatttataa